A window of Actinomadura rubteroloni contains these coding sequences:
- a CDS encoding LysR family transcriptional regulator, which translates to MELRVLRYLTAIADEGNLGRAAATLFVSQPALSYALRKLESELGVRLFDRHAGGVTPTAAGRDVIAEARRTVRQAERVTAAAERHRTGRTGVLRLGFEATGAGELTTRARAEFARLHPDVRVRPKRFDWSGEADALREGRVDVAFVWLPADLTGLHAEIVHTEPRIVGCAATHRLAGREGVSVTELGDEPLMWTERAPRAWVDWWAINPRPDGREPRWGPTNDNVEEMLEQVADGAAICFAPASMAHYYTRPDLAWIPLLDAEPLRVALAWPEDADTPLIRAFADVVRSLAP; encoded by the coding sequence ATGGAGCTGCGCGTGCTTCGCTACCTGACCGCCATCGCGGACGAGGGCAATCTCGGCCGCGCCGCCGCGACGCTGTTCGTCAGCCAGCCCGCCCTGTCCTACGCGCTCCGGAAACTGGAGTCCGAACTCGGCGTCCGCCTGTTCGACCGGCACGCGGGCGGCGTCACGCCCACCGCCGCGGGCCGCGACGTGATCGCCGAGGCACGCCGCACCGTCCGCCAGGCGGAGCGGGTCACGGCCGCCGCCGAACGCCACCGGACCGGCCGGACGGGCGTCCTGCGCCTCGGCTTCGAGGCGACCGGCGCGGGCGAACTGACCACCCGGGCCCGCGCCGAGTTCGCGCGGCTGCACCCGGACGTGCGCGTGCGCCCGAAACGGTTCGACTGGTCCGGCGAGGCGGACGCGCTGCGCGAGGGCCGGGTGGACGTCGCGTTCGTCTGGCTGCCCGCCGACCTCACCGGCCTGCACGCCGAGATCGTCCACACCGAACCGCGCATCGTGGGCTGCGCCGCGACCCACCGCCTCGCCGGCCGGGAGGGCGTGTCCGTCACCGAACTCGGCGATGAGCCGCTGATGTGGACCGAACGCGCGCCGCGCGCCTGGGTGGACTGGTGGGCGATCAACCCCCGCCCCGACGGCCGCGAGCCCCGCTGGGGCCCCACCAACGACAACGTCGAGGAGATGCTCGAACAGGTCGCGGACGGCGCCGCGATCTGCTTCGCCCCGGCGAGCATGGCCCACTACTACACCCGTCCGGACCTGGCCTGGATACCGCTCCTGGACGCCGAGCCCCTGCGCGTGGCCCTCGCCTGGCCCGAAGACGCCGACACCCCCCTCATCCGGGCCTTCGCCGACGTCGTCCGCTCCCTGGCCCCCTGA
- a CDS encoding SDR family NAD(P)-dependent oxidoreductase: MENRVWLITGASSGFGRAIARAAQAAGDTVVGAVRDPAALDDLETVRLDVTDPAAVEAAVAEVVARHGRIDVLVNNAGRSQIGAVEETTDAELRALMELHFFGPAALVRAVLPHMRARGSGAIVQMSSMGGQLSFAGFGAYSATKCALEGFSEALAEEVAPHGIKVLIVEPGAFRTSLFGGRLYRSAPMPEYADTVGKTREMAATSDGKQPGDPAKAAAAILAALDGDTPLRLPLGDDAVDALVAHADAVRAELRAWEPVARATAFD; this comes from the coding sequence ATGGAAAACCGCGTATGGCTCATCACGGGGGCGTCGTCGGGGTTCGGCCGCGCGATCGCGCGCGCCGCGCAGGCGGCGGGGGACACGGTCGTCGGAGCGGTCCGGGATCCGGCGGCGCTGGACGATCTGGAGACCGTCCGGCTGGACGTCACCGATCCGGCCGCCGTCGAGGCCGCCGTCGCCGAGGTCGTGGCACGGCACGGACGGATCGACGTCCTCGTCAACAACGCGGGCCGCAGCCAGATCGGGGCGGTCGAGGAGACCACCGACGCCGAGCTGCGCGCCCTCATGGAGCTGCACTTCTTCGGCCCGGCGGCGCTCGTCCGGGCCGTCCTGCCGCACATGCGGGCTCGGGGGAGCGGCGCGATCGTGCAGATGAGCAGCATGGGCGGGCAGCTCTCGTTCGCCGGGTTCGGCGCGTACTCGGCGACGAAGTGCGCTCTGGAGGGCTTCTCGGAGGCGCTCGCGGAGGAGGTCGCGCCGCACGGGATCAAGGTGCTGATCGTGGAGCCCGGCGCGTTCCGGACGTCGCTGTTCGGTGGACGCCTCTACCGATCGGCCCCGATGCCCGAGTACGCGGACACCGTCGGGAAGACGCGCGAGATGGCCGCCACGTCCGACGGGAAGCAGCCCGGCGACCCGGCCAAGGCCGCCGCCGCGATCCTCGCCGCGCTGGACGGCGACACGCCGCTGCGCCTGCCGCTCGGCGACGACGCCGTGGACGCGCTGGTCGCCCACGCCGACGCCGTCCGCGCCGAACTGCGCGCGTGGGAGCCGGTGGCGCGGGCGACGGCGTTCGACTGA
- a CDS encoding cytochrome P450 — MPDQPNVDLTDHEQFRRLRRTDPVHWNPGTGAWSITRHADIRAVAADHDTFASAAEGGGGPDGLRRLVVPYFRPFEAAELAAETRGMIDALIDVLPDGEPFDFVSALAARLPLLVLGRLVGAPAEDCEDLLAWTNALAAEDAAPEPAAHARDALCGYFRDLEDDRRRSPREDIVTALTRAEVDGVPLARDELDAYYPRLLVAGHETTRNLLAGGMVALHRHPDEWTAVVRDPSRVPAVVEEMVRWTSPVLSMGRTAICDVELHGRRIRAGQRVVLWFCSGNRDETVFADPDRFVGDRAPNDHLGFGWGAHACLGAPLARLQTRLFLEYLVERGLRVEPVAAPTRSPSGTIEHLPSRLLKEPQPAARP; from the coding sequence GTGCCCGACCAGCCGAACGTCGATCTGACGGACCACGAGCAGTTCCGCCGGCTGCGGCGGACCGACCCCGTCCACTGGAACCCCGGGACCGGCGCCTGGTCGATCACCCGCCACGCCGACATCCGCGCGGTGGCCGCCGACCACGACACGTTCGCCTCGGCCGCCGAGGGCGGCGGCGGGCCGGACGGGCTGCGGCGCCTGGTCGTCCCGTACTTCCGGCCGTTCGAGGCGGCGGAGCTGGCCGCCGAGACGCGCGGGATGATCGACGCCCTCATCGACGTCCTGCCGGACGGGGAGCCGTTCGACTTCGTCTCCGCCCTCGCCGCCCGGCTGCCGCTGCTGGTACTCGGCCGCCTGGTCGGCGCGCCCGCCGAGGACTGCGAGGACCTGCTCGCCTGGACGAACGCGCTCGCCGCCGAGGACGCCGCTCCAGAGCCCGCCGCGCATGCCCGCGACGCGCTGTGCGGCTACTTCCGCGACCTGGAGGACGACCGCCGCCGGTCGCCGCGTGAGGACATCGTCACCGCGCTCACCAGGGCGGAGGTCGACGGCGTCCCGCTGGCCCGCGACGAGCTGGACGCCTACTATCCGCGTCTGCTCGTCGCCGGGCACGAGACGACGCGCAACCTGCTCGCCGGCGGCATGGTCGCGCTGCACCGCCACCCGGACGAATGGACGGCCGTCGTCCGCGACCCGTCCCGCGTCCCCGCCGTGGTCGAGGAGATGGTCCGCTGGACGTCGCCGGTCCTGTCGATGGGCCGCACGGCCATCTGCGACGTCGAGCTGCACGGCCGCCGCATCCGCGCCGGCCAGCGGGTCGTCCTCTGGTTCTGCTCCGGCAACCGCGACGAGACCGTCTTCGCCGACCCCGACCGCTTCGTCGGCGACCGCGCACCGAACGACCACCTGGGCTTCGGCTGGGGCGCCCACGCCTGCCTGGGCGCCCCGCTGGCCCGGCTCCAGACCCGCCTGTTCCTGGAGTACCTGGTCGAACGCGGCCTGCGCGTAGAACCCGTCGCCGCCCCGACCCGCTCGCCGTCCGGCACGATCGAACACCTCCCGTCCCGCCTGCTCAAAGAACCCCAACCGGCCGCACGCCCCTGA
- a CDS encoding maleylpyruvate isomerase family mycothiol-dependent enzyme, whose translation MAPEPVPPSRSLAWLRTGTDHLSAHVAKIPEDRLDGLIALPGWTAAHLLTHLARNADALGNLVEWATTGVETPMYPGGPAQRAADIESGVHREPRAILADFADSAVRLSARLDALPDEAWTRTVHTPQGDAMPAAVIPWLRVREVWIHAIDLNTGATFADLPGDLATTLLDDVVSRLAAQPDCPALILRPGTGTALVTRPDAADAAEVAGTTAALLGWLTGRTTGAGLGPEPLPDLPTWL comes from the coding sequence ATGGCACCCGAACCCGTACCGCCGTCCCGGTCCCTGGCATGGCTCCGGACGGGCACCGACCATCTGTCCGCGCACGTCGCCAAGATCCCCGAGGACCGGCTGGACGGCCTCATCGCCCTGCCCGGCTGGACGGCCGCGCACCTCCTGACGCACCTCGCGCGCAACGCCGACGCCCTCGGCAACCTGGTCGAATGGGCGACGACCGGCGTGGAGACGCCGATGTACCCGGGCGGCCCGGCGCAGCGCGCCGCCGACATCGAGAGCGGCGTGCACCGGGAGCCGCGCGCGATCCTGGCGGACTTCGCCGACTCGGCCGTCCGGCTGTCGGCCCGGCTGGACGCCCTGCCGGACGAGGCGTGGACGCGCACCGTCCACACCCCGCAGGGCGACGCGATGCCCGCCGCGGTGATCCCGTGGCTGCGCGTCCGGGAAGTGTGGATCCACGCGATCGACCTGAACACGGGCGCGACGTTCGCCGACCTCCCCGGCGACCTCGCGACGACGCTGCTGGACGACGTCGTCTCCCGGCTCGCCGCGCAGCCCGACTGCCCGGCGCTGATCCTGCGTCCGGGTACGGGAACGGCGCTCGTCACCCGTCCGGACGCCGCCGACGCGGCCGAGGTGGCGGGCACGACCGCCGCGCTGCTCGGCTGGCTGACCGGACGGACGACCGGTGCCGGCCTCGGCCCGGAACCGCTGCCGGACCTGCCCACCTGGCTCTGA
- a CDS encoding TetR/AcrR family transcriptional regulator, with amino-acid sequence MTEVPAGRRERKKALTRQNIADAALALFRERGFDRVSVREVAEAADVSMSGLFQHFPSKESLVFGREEDQRDGLVAAVRDRPEGTDVLTALRAWLLAQPMYAGTGDAERRAVLDLVSGTASLREHAALMWTAREEALAAAVAEAGPEVPGAGVAARALSRFVLDRAVPWDGDAPLGAVEATFALLAEGWENRHTEPARPSRAAVPGPDTAEPGPPGLRERKKAATRRSLAETARRLFAERGFEDVGVREVAEEAGTSVATLFSYYPDGKVSLVFGEEKQVAELVAAVRDRPGDRTVLDALRGFLIDRCPGEVDPSPLVRELAQMVRETPELRAYRRRLWTSGQAELAGAVAAAAGLEPGDVEAGTLARCVLQIPDLTFAEQDPRAAVDMVFGLLRVGWPACLEAPHGR; translated from the coding sequence ATGACCGAGGTTCCCGCGGGTCGCCGCGAGCGTAAGAAGGCCCTGACCAGGCAGAACATCGCCGACGCGGCGCTGGCGTTGTTCCGCGAACGCGGCTTCGACCGGGTGAGCGTCCGCGAGGTCGCCGAGGCGGCGGACGTGTCGATGAGCGGGCTGTTCCAGCACTTCCCGAGCAAGGAGTCGCTGGTCTTCGGCCGCGAGGAGGATCAGCGGGACGGGCTGGTCGCCGCCGTCCGCGACCGCCCGGAGGGAACGGACGTCCTCACCGCGCTCCGGGCCTGGCTGCTCGCGCAACCGATGTACGCCGGGACCGGTGACGCCGAACGGCGCGCCGTGCTCGACCTCGTGTCCGGCACCGCGTCGCTGCGAGAGCACGCCGCGCTGATGTGGACGGCGCGGGAAGAGGCGCTCGCCGCCGCCGTCGCCGAGGCGGGACCGGAGGTCCCCGGAGCCGGGGTCGCCGCCCGTGCCCTGTCCCGGTTCGTCCTGGACCGGGCGGTTCCATGGGACGGCGATGCGCCGCTCGGCGCCGTCGAGGCGACGTTCGCCCTGCTCGCCGAGGGCTGGGAGAACAGACATACGGAGCCAGCACGCCCGTCCCGGGCGGCCGTCCCGGGCCCTGACACGGCCGAACCCGGGCCGCCGGGCCTGCGCGAACGTAAGAAGGCCGCGACGCGCCGGTCCCTCGCCGAGACCGCGCGGCGGCTGTTCGCCGAACGCGGCTTCGAGGACGTGGGCGTGCGCGAGGTAGCAGAGGAGGCGGGCACCTCGGTCGCGACGCTGTTCTCCTACTATCCCGACGGCAAGGTGAGTCTGGTCTTCGGGGAAGAGAAGCAGGTCGCGGAGTTGGTCGCCGCCGTTCGCGACCGTCCCGGCGACCGGACGGTCCTGGACGCGCTGCGCGGCTTCCTGATCGACCGGTGTCCAGGCGAAGTCGATCCGTCCCCGCTCGTCCGGGAACTCGCGCAGATGGTGCGCGAGACCCCGGAGCTGCGCGCCTACCGGCGGCGCCTGTGGACGTCGGGACAGGCCGAGCTGGCCGGGGCCGTGGCGGCGGCGGCCGGACTCGAACCCGGCGACGTCGAGGCGGGGACGCTCGCCCGCTGCGTCCTGCAGATCCCGGATCTCACCTTCGCAGAGCAGGACCCGCGCGCCGCCGTGGACATGGTCTTCGGTCTCCTGCGCGTGGGCTGGCCGGCCTGCCTGGAGGCGCCGCACGGTCGTTGA
- a CDS encoding phosphoribosylaminoimidazolesuccinocarboxamide synthase, translating into MELVHSGKVRDVYADGDDLILVASDRVSVYDVVLPTAVPDKGKILTQLSLWWFDRLADVIPNHVISATDVPDEWAGRAIRCRRLEMLPVEWIARGHLAGLGLQEYEKTGTVSGVRLPSGLVEASRLPEPIFTPTTKATVGHDEFITYADVVEEIGAETAERLREVTLDVYRRGAAIAAERGIIIADTKLEFGRAPDGTLVLADEVLTPDSSRFWPADDWQPGRSQHSLDKQFVRDWSSTVTGWDRTPPGPEIPADVVAATRARYVEVFETLTGRRWES; encoded by the coding sequence GTGGAGCTGGTCCACTCGGGCAAGGTCCGGGACGTGTACGCGGACGGCGATGACCTGATTCTGGTCGCGTCCGACCGGGTGAGCGTCTACGACGTGGTGCTGCCCACCGCGGTCCCCGACAAGGGCAAGATCCTCACGCAGCTCTCGCTGTGGTGGTTCGACCGGCTCGCCGACGTCATCCCCAACCACGTGATCTCCGCGACGGACGTGCCGGACGAGTGGGCCGGGCGCGCGATCCGCTGCCGCCGCCTGGAGATGCTGCCCGTCGAGTGGATCGCCCGCGGTCATCTCGCCGGTCTCGGTCTCCAGGAGTACGAGAAGACGGGGACGGTGTCGGGCGTCCGGCTCCCGTCCGGCCTTGTCGAGGCGTCGAGGCTGCCCGAGCCGATCTTCACCCCGACCACGAAGGCGACCGTCGGGCACGACGAGTTCATCACCTACGCCGACGTGGTCGAGGAGATCGGCGCCGAGACCGCCGAACGCCTCCGCGAGGTCACCCTCGACGTCTACCGGCGCGGCGCGGCGATCGCGGCGGAGCGGGGCATCATCATCGCCGACACCAAGCTGGAGTTCGGCCGCGCCCCCGACGGCACGCTCGTCCTGGCCGACGAGGTGCTGACGCCCGACTCCTCCCGGTTCTGGCCGGCGGACGACTGGCAGCCGGGACGTTCCCAGCACTCGCTGGACAAGCAGTTCGTCCGTGACTGGTCGTCCACCGTCACCGGCTGGGACCGCACGCCGCCCGGCCCGGAGATCCCCGCGGACGTCGTCGCCGCGACCCGCGCCCGCTACGTCGAGGTGTTCGAGACCCTGACCGGGCGGCGCTGGGAGTCCTGA
- a CDS encoding MBL fold metallo-hydrolase, protein MNITHFGHACVLVELDGGGRLLLDPGTYSGGFEEVTGLDAVLFTHEHPDHLDLGRLPALLEANPGARVIADPGTSARLGEAAIEHETVTDGATVSVADAPVRVVGGDHAVIHPDLPCPHNNGYLIDGVLYHPGDAFAPPPAPARVLLLPTGAPWMKAAEGIDYLRAVAPEIAIPIHQGGLAEVHRQLHYQLFRNLGPDTADVRVLDEGAATAI, encoded by the coding sequence GTGAACATCACCCATTTCGGCCATGCCTGCGTGCTGGTGGAGCTGGACGGCGGCGGCCGCCTGCTCCTGGACCCCGGCACCTACTCCGGCGGATTCGAGGAGGTCACGGGGCTCGACGCCGTCCTGTTCACGCACGAGCACCCCGACCATCTGGACCTCGGCCGCCTTCCGGCGCTGCTCGAGGCCAACCCCGGCGCCCGCGTGATCGCCGACCCGGGGACGAGCGCGCGGCTCGGCGAGGCGGCCATCGAACACGAGACGGTGACCGACGGCGCCACCGTGTCCGTCGCGGACGCCCCGGTCCGGGTCGTCGGCGGCGACCACGCCGTCATCCACCCGGACCTGCCCTGCCCGCACAACAACGGCTACCTCATCGACGGCGTCCTGTACCACCCGGGTGACGCCTTCGCGCCGCCGCCCGCCCCGGCCCGCGTGCTCCTGCTGCCGACCGGCGCCCCGTGGATGAAGGCCGCCGAGGGCATCGACTATCTGCGCGCCGTCGCCCCCGAGATCGCGATCCCGATCCACCAGGGCGGACTCGCCGAGGTCCACCGGCAACTGCACTACCAGCTCTTCCGCAACCTCGGCCCGGACACCGCGGACGTCCGCGTCCTGGACGAAGGAGCCGCCACCGCGATCTGA